Proteins encoded in a region of the Populus nigra chromosome 3, ddPopNigr1.1, whole genome shotgun sequence genome:
- the LOC133689651 gene encoding receptor protein kinase TMK1-like isoform X2 has translation MRKHHKKLVLALFSLVTVVFSATDPNDFAIIKAFREGLENPELLEWPADGDDDPCGQSWKHVFCSDSRVTQIQVQNMSLKGTLPQNLNQLTKLQRLGLQRNQFTGALPSLSGLSELQSVYLDFNQFDSIPSDCFDGLVSLQFLALDKNNFNASTGWSFPEGLQDSAQLTNLSCMFCNLAGPLPYFLGALSSLQNLRLSGNNLSGEIPASFKRSTSLQNLWLNDQNGGGLSGTLDVVTTMDSVNVLWLHGNQFTGTIPESIGNLTVLQDLNLNGNKLVGFVPDSLAKMPLEHLDLNNNQLMGPIPNFKATEVSYASNAFCQSTPGVPCAPEVMALLEFLGSLNYPSRLVSSWTGNDPCSWLGLACHNGNVNSIALPSSNLSGTLSPSVAKLGSLIQIKLGSNNLSGQVPENWTSLTSLKTLDLSTNNISPPLPKFADTVDVVTVGNPLLTGGSPSNPNPSPGSGSSGSPPSNPSSPTKGTGSSPGDSSEPVKPKRSTLVAIIAPVASVAVVALLAIPLSIYCYKKRKDTFQAPSSLVIHPRDPSDSDNTVKIVVASNTNGSASTITGSGSASRNSSGVGESHVIEAGNLVISVQVLRNVTKNFASENELGRGGFGVVYKGELDDGTKIAVKRMESGVISSKAIDEFQAEIAVLSKVRHRHLVSLLGYSVEGYERILVYEYMPQGALSKHLFHWKSSKLEPLSWKRRLNIALDVARGMEYLHNLAHRSFIHRDLKSSNILLGDDFRAKVSDFGLVKLAPDGEKSMVTRLAGTFGYLAPEYAGFCSIMYVVAIK, from the exons ATGAGAAAACACCACAAAAAGCTTGTTTTGGCACTCTTCTCTCTTGTTACAGTGGTTTTTAGTGCCACTGACCCCAATGACTTCGCAATTATCAAAGCATTCAGAGAAGGGTTAGAGAACCCTGAACTGTTAGAGTGGCCtgctgatggtgatgatgacCCATGTGGTCAATCTTGGAAACATGTTTTCTGTTCCGATTCTAGGGTCACACAAATCCAGGTTCAGAATATGAGCTTGAAAGGTACTTTGCCTCAAAACCTCAACCAACTTACAAAACTCCAAAGGTTAGGCCTTCAAAGGAACCAATTCACTGGAGCTTTACCATCCTTAAGTGGGCTATCGGAGCTACAGTCTGTTTATTTGGATTTCAATCAGTTTGATTCAATTCCTTCTGATTGTTTTGATGGTTTGGTGAGCTTGCAATTCCTGGcattggataaaaataatttcaatgcgAGTACAGGGTGGTCATTCCCTGAGGGTTTGCAAGATTCTGCACAATTGACCAATCTTTCTTGTATGTTTTGTAATTTGGCCGGTCCCTTGCCTTATTTTCTAGGGGCCTTGTCATCTCTACAGAACTTGAGACTTTCGGGCAATAATTTATCTGGTGAGATTCCCGCGAGCTTCAAACGAAGCACGTCTTTACAGAATCTGTGGTTAAATGATCAGAATGGAGGTGGGTTGAGTGGCACTCTTGACGTGGTGACAACAATGGATTCAGTTAATGTTCTATGGCTTCATGGGAACCAGTTCACAGGTACAATTCCAGAGAGCATTGGTAATTTGACTGTTTTGCAGGATCTCAATCTTAACGGCAACAAACTTGTTGGGTTCGTTCCGGATAGCCTGGCAAAAATGCCATTAGAGCATTTGGATTTGAACAATAATCAGTTAATGGGTCCAATTCCAAATTTTAAAGCAACTGAAGTGTCGTATGCTTCAAATGCATTTTGTCAATCCACTCCAGGTGTCCCTTGTGCACCAGAAGTTATGGCGCTTCTAGAGTTTCTCGGTTCGCTGAATTACCCCTCAAGATTAGTTTCTTCATGGACCGGTAATGACCCGTGTTCATGGCTGGGATTGGCTTGTCACAATGGTAATGTTAATTCCATTGCTTTGCCTAGCAGTAATCTTAGTGGTACCTTGAGTCCTTCAGTTGCAAAGCTAGGTTCTCTTATTCAAATCAAACTCGGGAGTAACAATCTAAGCGGTCAAGTTCCAGAAAACTGGACTAGCTTGACATCTTTGAAAACATTAGATCTCAGTACCAACAACATTTCCCCCCCATTACCAAAATTTGCTGACACTGTGGATGTTGTCACTGTGGGCAATCCTCTACTTACTGGTGGTAGTCCGTCCAATCCAAACCCCTCTCCTGGATCCGGAAGTTCAGGTTCTCCACCCAGCAACCCCTCATCACCAACCAAAGGCACAGGTTCTAGTCCCGGGGATTCTTCAGAACCAGTGAAACCCAAGCGGTCCACTTTAGTTGCAATTATAGCCCCGGTTGCTAGTGTTGCAGTTGTTGCTCTTCTGGCCATTCCTCTGTCTATCTATTGTTACAAGAAGAGGAAAGATACCTTCCAGGCTCCAAGTTCCCTTGTCATTCATCCAAGAGATCCATCTGATTCAGACAACACAGTTAAGATTGTGGTTGCCAGTAACACCAACGGAAGCGCATCTACAATAACAGGGAGTGGTTCTGCAAGCAGGAATAGCAGTGGCGTTGGCGAGTCTCATGTCATTGAAGCAGGAAATTTGGTCATATCAGTTCAAGTTCTTCGAAATGTGACTAAGAATTTTGCCTCGGAGAATGAGCTTGGCCGTGGTGGCTTTGGGGTGGTTTATAAAGGAGAACTTGATGATGGAACAAAAATAGCTGTTAAAAGAATGGAGTCTGGCGTGATCAGCAGCAAAGCTATAGATGAATTCCAAGCTGAGATTGCAGTTCTTTCAAAGGTACGGCACCGTCATTTGGTTTCACTTTTGGGCTACTCTGTTGAAGGCTATGAAAGAATCCTTGTTTATGAGTACATGCCTCAAGGAGCTTTAAGCAAGCATCTTTTCCACTGGAAGAGCTCGAAGTTGGAGCCTCTTTCTTGGAAGAGGAGGCTAAATATTGCATTGGATGTTGCTAGAGGAATGGAATATCTTCATAATTTGGCTCACCGGAGCTTCATACACAGAGATCTTAAATCTTCAAACATCTTACTTGGTGATGATTTCAGAGCAAAAGTTTCCGATTTTGGATTGGTGAAACTTGCTCCTGATGGAGAGAAATCTATGGTGACCAGGCTTGCTGGGACCTTTGGATACTTGGCACCTGAGTATGCTG GATTTTGTTCCATCATGTATGTGGTAGCTATAAAGTAG
- the LOC133689651 gene encoding receptor protein kinase TMK1-like isoform X1: MRKHHKKLVLALFSLVTVVFSATDPNDFAIIKAFREGLENPELLEWPADGDDDPCGQSWKHVFCSDSRVTQIQVQNMSLKGTLPQNLNQLTKLQRLGLQRNQFTGALPSLSGLSELQSVYLDFNQFDSIPSDCFDGLVSLQFLALDKNNFNASTGWSFPEGLQDSAQLTNLSCMFCNLAGPLPYFLGALSSLQNLRLSGNNLSGEIPASFKRSTSLQNLWLNDQNGGGLSGTLDVVTTMDSVNVLWLHGNQFTGTIPESIGNLTVLQDLNLNGNKLVGFVPDSLAKMPLEHLDLNNNQLMGPIPNFKATEVSYASNAFCQSTPGVPCAPEVMALLEFLGSLNYPSRLVSSWTGNDPCSWLGLACHNGNVNSIALPSSNLSGTLSPSVAKLGSLIQIKLGSNNLSGQVPENWTSLTSLKTLDLSTNNISPPLPKFADTVDVVTVGNPLLTGGSPSNPNPSPGSGSSGSPPSNPSSPTKGTGSSPGDSSEPVKPKRSTLVAIIAPVASVAVVALLAIPLSIYCYKKRKDTFQAPSSLVIHPRDPSDSDNTVKIVVASNTNGSASTITGSGSASRNSSGVGESHVIEAGNLVISVQVLRNVTKNFASENELGRGGFGVVYKGELDDGTKIAVKRMESGVISSKAIDEFQAEIAVLSKVRHRHLVSLLGYSVEGYERILVYEYMPQGALSKHLFHWKSSKLEPLSWKRRLNIALDVARGMEYLHNLAHRSFIHRDLKSSNILLGDDFRAKVSDFGLVKLAPDGEKSMVTRLAGTFGYLAPEYAVTGKITTKVDVFSFGIVLMELLTGLMALDEDRPEESQYLAAWFWRIKSDKQKLRAAIDPALDVKDETFESISIIAELAGHCTAREPNQRPDMGHAVNVLAPLVEKWKPLDDDTEDYCGIDYSLPLNQMVKGWQEAEGKDLSYVDLEDSKSSIPARPAGFAESFTSADGR, encoded by the exons ATGAGAAAACACCACAAAAAGCTTGTTTTGGCACTCTTCTCTCTTGTTACAGTGGTTTTTAGTGCCACTGACCCCAATGACTTCGCAATTATCAAAGCATTCAGAGAAGGGTTAGAGAACCCTGAACTGTTAGAGTGGCCtgctgatggtgatgatgacCCATGTGGTCAATCTTGGAAACATGTTTTCTGTTCCGATTCTAGGGTCACACAAATCCAGGTTCAGAATATGAGCTTGAAAGGTACTTTGCCTCAAAACCTCAACCAACTTACAAAACTCCAAAGGTTAGGCCTTCAAAGGAACCAATTCACTGGAGCTTTACCATCCTTAAGTGGGCTATCGGAGCTACAGTCTGTTTATTTGGATTTCAATCAGTTTGATTCAATTCCTTCTGATTGTTTTGATGGTTTGGTGAGCTTGCAATTCCTGGcattggataaaaataatttcaatgcgAGTACAGGGTGGTCATTCCCTGAGGGTTTGCAAGATTCTGCACAATTGACCAATCTTTCTTGTATGTTTTGTAATTTGGCCGGTCCCTTGCCTTATTTTCTAGGGGCCTTGTCATCTCTACAGAACTTGAGACTTTCGGGCAATAATTTATCTGGTGAGATTCCCGCGAGCTTCAAACGAAGCACGTCTTTACAGAATCTGTGGTTAAATGATCAGAATGGAGGTGGGTTGAGTGGCACTCTTGACGTGGTGACAACAATGGATTCAGTTAATGTTCTATGGCTTCATGGGAACCAGTTCACAGGTACAATTCCAGAGAGCATTGGTAATTTGACTGTTTTGCAGGATCTCAATCTTAACGGCAACAAACTTGTTGGGTTCGTTCCGGATAGCCTGGCAAAAATGCCATTAGAGCATTTGGATTTGAACAATAATCAGTTAATGGGTCCAATTCCAAATTTTAAAGCAACTGAAGTGTCGTATGCTTCAAATGCATTTTGTCAATCCACTCCAGGTGTCCCTTGTGCACCAGAAGTTATGGCGCTTCTAGAGTTTCTCGGTTCGCTGAATTACCCCTCAAGATTAGTTTCTTCATGGACCGGTAATGACCCGTGTTCATGGCTGGGATTGGCTTGTCACAATGGTAATGTTAATTCCATTGCTTTGCCTAGCAGTAATCTTAGTGGTACCTTGAGTCCTTCAGTTGCAAAGCTAGGTTCTCTTATTCAAATCAAACTCGGGAGTAACAATCTAAGCGGTCAAGTTCCAGAAAACTGGACTAGCTTGACATCTTTGAAAACATTAGATCTCAGTACCAACAACATTTCCCCCCCATTACCAAAATTTGCTGACACTGTGGATGTTGTCACTGTGGGCAATCCTCTACTTACTGGTGGTAGTCCGTCCAATCCAAACCCCTCTCCTGGATCCGGAAGTTCAGGTTCTCCACCCAGCAACCCCTCATCACCAACCAAAGGCACAGGTTCTAGTCCCGGGGATTCTTCAGAACCAGTGAAACCCAAGCGGTCCACTTTAGTTGCAATTATAGCCCCGGTTGCTAGTGTTGCAGTTGTTGCTCTTCTGGCCATTCCTCTGTCTATCTATTGTTACAAGAAGAGGAAAGATACCTTCCAGGCTCCAAGTTCCCTTGTCATTCATCCAAGAGATCCATCTGATTCAGACAACACAGTTAAGATTGTGGTTGCCAGTAACACCAACGGAAGCGCATCTACAATAACAGGGAGTGGTTCTGCAAGCAGGAATAGCAGTGGCGTTGGCGAGTCTCATGTCATTGAAGCAGGAAATTTGGTCATATCAGTTCAAGTTCTTCGAAATGTGACTAAGAATTTTGCCTCGGAGAATGAGCTTGGCCGTGGTGGCTTTGGGGTGGTTTATAAAGGAGAACTTGATGATGGAACAAAAATAGCTGTTAAAAGAATGGAGTCTGGCGTGATCAGCAGCAAAGCTATAGATGAATTCCAAGCTGAGATTGCAGTTCTTTCAAAGGTACGGCACCGTCATTTGGTTTCACTTTTGGGCTACTCTGTTGAAGGCTATGAAAGAATCCTTGTTTATGAGTACATGCCTCAAGGAGCTTTAAGCAAGCATCTTTTCCACTGGAAGAGCTCGAAGTTGGAGCCTCTTTCTTGGAAGAGGAGGCTAAATATTGCATTGGATGTTGCTAGAGGAATGGAATATCTTCATAATTTGGCTCACCGGAGCTTCATACACAGAGATCTTAAATCTTCAAACATCTTACTTGGTGATGATTTCAGAGCAAAAGTTTCCGATTTTGGATTGGTGAAACTTGCTCCTGATGGAGAGAAATCTATGGTGACCAGGCTTGCTGGGACCTTTGGATACTTGGCACCTGAGTATGCTG TGACGGGAAAAATCACAACCAAGGTCGATGTCTTTAGTTTCGGGATTGTGCTAATGGAGCTATTGACTGGATTGATGGCACTCGACGAGGACAGACCAGAGGAAAGCCAGTACCTGGCTGCATGGTTTTGGCGTATCAAATCAGATAAGCAGAAACTTAGGGCTGCTATTGACCCTGCCCTTGATGTGAAAGACGAAACATTTGAGAGTATCTCCATCATTGCTGAACTGGCTGGGCACTGCACGGCAAGGGAGCCCAACCAAAGACCAGATATGGGCCACGCTGTGAATGTGCTGGCCCCACTTGTTGAGAAATGGAAACCTTTGGACGATGATACTGAAGATTATTGTGGTATCGATTACAGCCTCCCTCTTAACCAGATGGTGAAGGGCTGGCAGGAAGCGGAAGGAAAGGACTTGAGTTATGTGGACTTAGAAGACAGCAAGAGTAGCATTCCAGCAAGGCCAGCTGGCTTTGCGGAGTCTTTCACTTCTGCTGATGGGCGGTAG
- the LOC133689891 gene encoding uncharacterized protein LOC133689891 has product MPQGDYIELHRKRHGYRLDHFERKRKKEAREVHKHSERAQKALGIKGKMIAKKNYAEKALMKKTLAMHEESTSRRKVDDDVQDGAVPAYLLDRENTTRAKILSNSIKQKRKEKAGKWEVPLPKVRPVAEDEMFKVIRSGKRKTKQWKRMVTKATFVGPGFTRKPPKYERFIRPTGLRFTKAHVTHPELKCTFNLEIIGVKKNPNGPTYTSLGVITKGTIIEVNVSELGLVTPAGKVVWGKYAQVTNNPENDGCINAVLLV; this is encoded by the exons ATG CCGCAAGGAGATTACATAGAGCTGCACAGGAAGAGGCATGGATACCGCCTCGACCACTTCGAGCGCAAGCGCAAGAAGGAGGCGCGTGAAGTCCACAAACACTCTGAGAGAGCCCAGAAG GCATTGGGTATTAAAGGAAAGATGATTGCGAAGAAAAATTATGCTGAGAAGGCTCTCATGAAGAAAAC ATTGGCTATGCATGAGGAGTCAACATCTAGGCGCAAGGTGGATGATGACGTTCAAGATGGAGCTGTTCCTGCCTATCTTTTGGATCGTGAAAACACTACACGAGCAAAG ATTCTTAGTAACAGTATAAAGCAAAAGAGGAAAGAGAAGGCTGGAAAATGGGAGGTCCCTCTACCTAAG gtGAGGCCTGTTGCAGAGGATGAAATGTTTAAAGTTATTCGATCTGGCAAACGGAAGA CCAAGCAGTGGAAGAGAATGGTCACGAAGGCCACATTTGTGGGACCAGGTTTTACAAGGAAACCTCCCAAGTATGAGCGTTTTATTCGTCCTACTGGGTTGCGGTTTACTAAGGCTCATGTTACACACCCTGAACTCAAGTGCACCTTCAACCTTGAGATCATTGGagtaaagaaaaaccctaatGGTCCTACGTACACATCTCTTGGTGTTATCACTAAGGGCACTATCATTGAG GTGAATGTTAGTGAATTAGGTCTTGTCACACCAGCTGGTAAAGTTGTATGGG GGAAGTATGCTCAAGTAACAAATAACCCAGAGAATGATGGTTGTATAAATGCAGTTCTACTTGTTTAG